AAATCTATTCTGGATTCGTTAGAAGGAGATGTGTAAGTTGGTTTACTATTTTTACCTTTTATTGCGGAAGCATTTTTTAACGGTAATAGAAATTTACCGAGATGATCTTCGATTCCATTTCCGAATATTTTATTACATTCATCACATTCGCTATATGAGAGTAAGCTCTTATTGCCAATACTCTCTGAGATTGCATGTGCATCTTTCGTAAATGTGGCTTCTTTATGGGTTGATCCACAGAAACGACATACGTATTTTTCTGAATCTTCGAGGTATCTTTTAGATCCTTTTAAATCTCCCTGAAAAACAATGTCATAGTTTTCCGAGAAATATAATATTTTTCTAATAGTTTGTTTTGTAGTCCATTTTTTTGACCTTTCGCATAACGAACTAGACTAACCGACGTAGGCTGGCCCTGAGTCCCGGGACGGGACGTTAGGGACTGGAACGACGCTTGCGTAAGCAAGAGGAGTGCCAGAAGCCTATGTGTCGGAGACCGAACGAGGGCGTAAGTCCCGAAGTGAAGCGGTTAGTCGCTGTTATACGCTGGGTCGCATTTAAACTTTAAAA
This sequence is a window from Leptospira limi. Protein-coding genes within it:
- a CDS encoding HNH endonuclease; translation: MRKILYFSENYDIVFQGDLKGSKRYLEDSEKYVCRFCGSTHKEATFTKDAHAISESIGNKSLLSYSECDECNKIFGNGIEDHLGKFLLPLKNASAIKGKNSKPTYTSPSNESRIDFKDGTMNIHNLENNPFVEIDNLNKTMIINYVTTPHIPAAVFKAFVKFFLSVIKEDDFRNKFENVTK